A part of Methanohalobium evestigatum Z-7303 genomic DNA contains:
- a CDS encoding MBL fold metallo-hydrolase — MKLTVVYDNNAINGFLSGWGFSCLIDTGQSKILFDTGWDGYLLIHNLKMLDVSPLEIGKVVLSHHHWDHMGGLTSILNANPDLEVYVPESFSKYLKDEISSRAKLIEISQPTEIHPSIYTTGKLGNKIKEQALLLETSAGVYVITGCAHPGLTNIMEKASVYGDVAGIIGGLHGSEEYNLLKNLKLIAAGHCTSNKNKIAKLYPDSFMEIGSGVSIHI; from the coding sequence ATGAAATTAACAGTAGTATATGATAATAATGCAATTAATGGATTCCTTAGTGGGTGGGGTTTTTCCTGCCTGATAGATACAGGTCAATCCAAAATTCTATTTGATACGGGCTGGGATGGTTACTTGCTAATTCACAATTTAAAGATGTTGGATGTCTCACCATTAGAAATTGGAAAAGTTGTGCTGTCTCACCACCACTGGGATCATATGGGTGGACTTACATCTATCCTTAATGCCAATCCAGACCTTGAGGTCTATGTTCCTGAATCATTTTCCAAATATCTTAAAGACGAAATATCTTCGCGAGCCAAATTAATAGAAATATCACAGCCCACCGAGATACATCCATCTATATATACGACCGGAAAACTCGGTAATAAAATCAAGGAACAAGCTCTTTTACTGGAAACAAGTGCTGGAGTGTATGTGATAACAGGTTGTGCACATCCCGGATTAACAAACATAATGGAAAAAGCATCTGTTTATGGTGATGTAGCAGGAATTATAGGTGGGCTTCACGGAAGCGAGGAATATAATTTACTCAAAAATTTAAAATTAATTGCTGCAGGTCACTGCACATCTAATAAAAATAAAATAGCAAAGTTGTATCCAGACTCATTTATGGAAATTGGGTCAGGAGTTAGCATTCATATTTGA
- a CDS encoding DUF1847 domain-containing protein, with the protein MRCALCIDKQCTQGRDCTNIADNITYKGKDYKSMKISSQIESRYYMEKTRIEEVVLYAKKMNYKKLGIAFCIGLENEANIVHNILSKEFDVYSVCCKVCGTSKDEYDLDKFHDKGFEVTCNPKAQAMVLNNNKTDLNIQLGLCIGHDILFNNNSNAPVTVLVVKDRMLAHNPLGAIYSGYYLKNRFNL; encoded by the coding sequence ATGCGGTGTGCTTTATGTATAGATAAGCAATGCACTCAGGGTAGAGATTGCACAAACATTGCTGACAACATTACATATAAAGGAAAAGATTACAAGTCGATGAAAATATCTTCTCAGATAGAATCTAGATATTATATGGAAAAAACTAGAATTGAAGAAGTTGTTCTATACGCCAAAAAAATGAACTACAAAAAACTGGGAATTGCTTTCTGTATAGGTTTGGAAAACGAAGCAAATATTGTTCATAATATTTTATCTAAAGAGTTTGATGTGTATTCTGTCTGCTGTAAGGTATGTGGTACTAGTAAAGATGAATATGACTTGGACAAATTTCATGACAAAGGTTTCGAAGTTACATGTAATCCTAAAGCACAAGCCATGGTACTGAACAATAATAAAACCGATTTAAATATCCAGCTTGGACTTTGTATTGGGCATGATATACTTTTCAACAACAATTCAAACGCACCTGTAACTGTCTTGGTGGTAAAGGATAGAATGCTTGCACACAATCCTCTGGGTGCAATTTATTCTGGCTATTATCTTAAAAACCGATTTAATTTATAA
- a CDS encoding ATP-binding protein, whose product MKQLTVISGKGGTGKTTLTSAFASLAENAVISDCDVDAADIYLILNPEIMETFEFIGSKVAYVNNNLCTECGLCKSYCRFDAITEDFNVNTFICEGCGVCEYICPEDAISLNDRISGKYYKSSTRYGPMSHANLKAGEEASGKLITAVRNTSSELAEKYNSDLILIDGPPGTGCSVISSITGVNMTLVVTEPSISGIHDFKRILEVTNYFDIPTLVCINKYDINVENTRVIEDYCREKGVEVVGKIPYDTIPVEAMIQEKTIIEYSDSDLSRTIRDIWERVTQRL is encoded by the coding sequence ATGAAACAACTTACGGTGATAAGCGGAAAAGGAGGAACCGGGAAGACTACTCTCACGTCAGCTTTTGCTTCACTTGCAGAGAATGCAGTTATATCTGATTGTGATGTGGATGCCGCAGATATTTACCTGATATTGAACCCTGAAATAATGGAGACTTTCGAATTCATAGGTTCAAAGGTGGCTTATGTTAACAATAATCTTTGTACAGAATGTGGATTGTGTAAATCTTATTGTAGGTTTGATGCTATCACGGAGGATTTTAATGTAAATACTTTTATTTGTGAAGGTTGCGGTGTATGTGAATATATATGTCCAGAAGATGCGATATCTCTTAATGACAGGATATCAGGCAAATATTATAAATCCAGTACAAGATATGGACCAATGAGTCATGCAAACCTGAAAGCAGGTGAAGAAGCAAGTGGAAAACTTATCACTGCTGTTAGGAACACATCCAGTGAACTCGCTGAAAAATATAACAGTGATTTAATCCTTATAGATGGGCCACCAGGAACAGGTTGTTCTGTTATTTCTTCTATTACAGGAGTTAATATGACTCTTGTCGTTACAGAACCTAGTATATCAGGAATTCATGATTTTAAAAGAATATTGGAAGTGACAAATTATTTTGATATACCAACTCTTGTCTGCATAAATAAATATGATATAAATGTGGAAAATACTCGAGTTATAGAAGATTACTGCAGGGAAAAAGGGGTTGAAGTTGTGGGTAAGATACCTTACGACACTATACCAGTTGAAGCCATGATACAGGAAAAAACAATTATTGAGTATTCTGATAGTGATTTATCAAGGACAATCAGGGATATCTGGGAACGTGTAACACAAAGGCTTTAA
- a CDS encoding ATP-binding protein, translating into MNIAIASGKGGTGKTTISVNLALSLDDAQLLDCDVEEPNCNIFLGYNLVKKDDVNILTPVIDKNNCNFCGKCADFCQFNAIAVLPGDIMLFNTLCHGCGGCGIVCPMDAIDEEKRSIGTIEKSETEYGNLEFFQGLLNIGEAMASPVIKDLKKNINKNKNTIIDAPPGTACPAIATLEDTDYCILVTEPTPFGYHDLLLTLDVVRELGIPFGIIINRCDVGDSKVEEFCYSENIPVLMKIPYDKNIAQLYSNGIPFVQKMPEWKKQFAQMFESIQSIDKY; encoded by the coding sequence ATGAACATTGCAATAGCAAGTGGGAAAGGGGGTACTGGTAAAACAACGATTTCAGTTAATTTGGCACTTTCTTTGGATGATGCCCAATTGCTTGACTGTGATGTAGAAGAACCCAACTGTAATATTTTTCTTGGATACAATCTTGTAAAAAAAGATGATGTTAATATTTTAACACCTGTAATTGACAAAAATAACTGTAATTTTTGTGGAAAATGTGCGGATTTTTGTCAGTTTAATGCTATTGCAGTATTGCCCGGAGATATAATGCTTTTCAACACTCTTTGCCATGGATGTGGTGGATGTGGAATAGTCTGTCCAATGGACGCAATTGACGAAGAAAAACGAAGTATTGGTACAATTGAAAAATCAGAAACTGAATATGGGAATTTAGAGTTTTTCCAGGGTCTGCTAAATATAGGGGAGGCAATGGCATCACCTGTGATAAAAGACCTTAAAAAAAACATTAATAAAAATAAAAATACAATAATTGATGCTCCTCCTGGAACAGCTTGTCCTGCAATAGCTACCCTTGAAGATACTGACTACTGTATCCTTGTTACAGAGCCTACACCTTTTGGGTACCATGATCTCTTACTCACTCTTGATGTTGTACGAGAGTTAGGCATTCCTTTTGGTATAATTATCAATCGTTGTGATGTTGGTGACAGTAAAGTAGAGGAATTTTGCTATTCTGAAAATATTCCGGTTTTGATGAAAATACCCTATGATAAGAACATAGCACAGTTGTATTCAAATGGAATTCCATTTGTACAAAAAATGCCTGAATGGAAAAAACAATTTGCACAGATGTTTGAGAGTATACAATCAATTGATAAATACTAA
- a CDS encoding NifB/NifX family molybdenum-iron cluster-binding protein gives MKVCIPSNDNGCFEASICEHFGRASYYTLVDTDTNTVEVLPNIGEHMGGTRKPPEILSESGVEVMLCSGIGPGAINMFENYCIDVYVGAKGTVKDALKLWNTGNLEEATKENACKSHQH, from the coding sequence ATGAAAGTATGTATACCTTCCAATGATAATGGATGTTTTGAGGCTTCAATATGTGAACATTTTGGACGGGCCTCATATTATACTCTTGTAGATACTGATACCAACACGGTAGAAGTACTTCCAAACATAGGGGAACATATGGGTGGTACAAGGAAACCTCCTGAAATTTTATCCGAATCAGGGGTAGAAGTAATGTTATGCTCAGGAATTGGTCCAGGAGCTATAAACATGTTTGAAAATTATTGTATAGATGTATATGTGGGGGCAAAAGGAACAGTAAAAGACGCCCTTAAATTATGGAATACTGGAAATCTGGAAGAGGCAACAAAAGAAAATGCATGTAAATCGCATCAGCATTAA
- a CDS encoding NifB/NifX family molybdenum-iron cluster-binding protein: MIIGITAKGKNLDEPLDPRFGRSQYIVLADSESMEFEVFENPGESAPGGAGIKAAQAIVDKDIDALITGNVGPNAFSVLSKANINVYTGASGTIRKAIDDFKAGLLDEPDAPTVKAHNGMNR; the protein is encoded by the coding sequence ATGATAATAGGTATTACAGCTAAAGGTAAAAATCTGGATGAACCACTGGATCCAAGATTTGGGAGGTCTCAGTATATTGTTCTTGCAGATTCTGAATCAATGGAATTTGAAGTATTCGAAAATCCTGGTGAATCAGCACCTGGAGGAGCGGGTATAAAAGCTGCACAGGCTATTGTAGATAAGGACATAGATGCTTTAATAACTGGTAATGTGGGACCTAATGCATTTTCAGTACTTTCTAAAGCCAATATTAATGTATATACTGGAGCTTCAGGTACAATCAGAAAGGCAATCGATGATTTTAAAGCAGGATTGCTTGACGAGCCAGATGCTCCAACAGTAAAAGCTCATAATGGAATGAATAGATAA
- a CDS encoding DUF134 domain-containing protein has product MPGRPRYPRRVEYKPKIDYFKPRGVPLSELEVVSLTVEEVEALRLVDLEEMQQEEAAQKMGISRRAFWEDIQNVRKKIAFALTNGKAIEIKGGTHTHLNDEN; this is encoded by the coding sequence ATACCAGGCAGACCCAGGTATCCCAGACGTGTTGAATATAAACCAAAGATTGACTATTTTAAACCCAGAGGAGTGCCCCTTTCAGAACTTGAGGTTGTATCTTTAACAGTTGAAGAGGTTGAAGCTTTACGTCTGGTTGATTTAGAAGAAATGCAACAGGAAGAAGCAGCCCAAAAAATGGGCATATCAAGACGTGCTTTCTGGGAAGACATCCAGAATGTAAGGAAAAAAATAGCGTTTGCACTGACCAATGGTAAAGCAATAGAAATTAAAGGTGGGACTCACACCCACCTCAACGATGAAAACTAA
- a CDS encoding Mrp/NBP35 family ATP-binding protein: MSKEFISTEDVAKTNPNEAKGKEEKTKSKSPIGTVNLDGVKNKIMIMSGKGGVGKSTIAAYLASSLAKRGYRVGLLDSDIHGPSIPKMFGLENKKPEVDEKGIVPVPVSENLKVMSIAFLLEGEDFPVIWRGPAKMGAIKQFLQEVSWGVLDFLIIDLPPGTGDEPLSIAQLISDFDGAIVVTTPQDVALTSVRKSINFLDLVDVPVIGLVENMSGVICPSCGDEIEVFGGGGVEKAASDFGISVLAELPIEPQVSQKADTGATYSYEGNESEWDRRFSNVVDSIEKLENNTKNDGN, encoded by the coding sequence ATGTCTAAAGAATTCATTTCAACTGAAGATGTAGCAAAAACTAATCCAAATGAAGCAAAAGGTAAAGAAGAAAAGACAAAATCAAAATCACCAATAGGGACTGTGAATTTGGATGGTGTGAAGAATAAAATAATGATAATGAGCGGGAAAGGTGGTGTCGGGAAAAGTACAATCGCCGCATATCTTGCATCAAGTCTGGCAAAACGTGGATACAGGGTTGGTTTACTGGACTCAGATATTCATGGACCCAGTATTCCAAAGATGTTTGGTCTGGAAAACAAGAAACCAGAAGTTGATGAAAAGGGAATAGTTCCTGTACCAGTCTCTGAAAACTTAAAAGTAATGTCTATAGCATTTTTGTTGGAAGGAGAAGACTTCCCTGTTATCTGGCGTGGACCTGCCAAAATGGGTGCTATAAAACAATTTTTACAGGAAGTTTCATGGGGTGTACTTGATTTTCTCATAATTGACCTCCCTCCTGGTACTGGTGATGAACCACTAAGTATTGCACAATTGATTTCGGATTTTGACGGTGCCATAGTGGTCACAACACCACAGGATGTAGCCCTTACAAGTGTAAGGAAATCAATAAATTTCCTGGACCTTGTTGATGTCCCTGTGATTGGATTGGTTGAAAATATGAGTGGAGTTATTTGTCCCAGCTGTGGTGATGAGATAGAAGTATTTGGTGGAGGTGGTGTTGAAAAAGCTGCATCAGATTTTGGAATATCGGTACTTGCAGAATTACCCATTGAACCCCAAGTATCCCAAAAAGCCGACACAGGTGCTACCTATTCCTATGAAGGAAACGAATCAGAGTGGGACAGGAGGTTCAGCAATGTTGTAGATTCTATTGAAAAACTGGAAAATAATACTAAAAACGATGGAAACTAA
- a CDS encoding DUF169 domain-containing protein, producing the protein MNYAKASQKLVDLLNLTGKPVAVSLLKQEEDIPHGLEEVSNPERYCQMLQKARLNEITSFATIDKHACKGGAAAVGLQDYPDKLKSGKLYVDKLGKEVSYSVAKRVVANMPRPEPGSTIATVISPLDNTATRPDVIIVIGNTLVARRIAQAIIYKHGGRMTANFAGIQSTCADATGSPYITGEVNISIGCDGAAKNAGLKDDEMVVGIPEEILEDVVNVLDMKANEWDKWMKS; encoded by the coding sequence ATGAATTATGCCAAAGCAAGTCAAAAACTTGTGGACTTACTTAATCTAACAGGTAAGCCCGTTGCAGTCTCATTGTTAAAACAAGAAGAAGATATTCCACACGGTTTGGAGGAAGTTTCAAACCCTGAAAGATACTGTCAGATGTTACAGAAAGCCCGGCTAAATGAAATCACAAGTTTTGCAACTATAGATAAACATGCATGCAAAGGTGGTGCTGCAGCAGTAGGTTTGCAGGATTATCCTGACAAACTCAAAAGCGGGAAATTGTATGTAGACAAACTTGGAAAAGAGGTTTCATACAGCGTTGCCAAGCGTGTGGTTGCAAATATGCCAAGACCGGAGCCTGGATCCACAATTGCCACAGTTATTTCTCCATTGGATAATACAGCCACAAGACCAGATGTTATAATTGTTATAGGCAACACTCTGGTAGCCAGAAGGATTGCTCAAGCTATTATATATAAACATGGTGGGAGAATGACTGCAAATTTTGCAGGTATTCAGTCAACTTGCGCAGATGCTACCGGGTCACCGTACATAACCGGTGAAGTAAATATATCTATCGGTTGTGATGGAGCAGCCAAAAACGCAGGTCTCAAAGATGATGAAATGGTTGTAGGGATTCCAGAAGAAATTTTGGAGGATGTTGTTAACGTACTGGACATGAAAGCAAATGAATGGGATAAATGGATGAAATCCTGA
- the map gene encoding type II methionyl aminopeptidase, with amino-acid sequence MKSDDNNLKQYSEEEIIQKYMDAGDILSKAREEGKKRVKKGEKLLEVADSVEQTIVDLGGQPAFPCNISRNDEAAHATPSIDDDSVFGDDMVKLDMGVHLDGYIADSAVTVDLSGNNDLVKASEDALNSAIDVIKSGVNTAEIGRVIEDAITGYGFKPVVNLTGHGLERYIAHASPSIPNRHVDQGIVLNEGDIIAIEPFATDGAGKIGNGPWAEIYSLIDKKSVRLPAARKLMKEVEKYRTLPFAKRWLQSSTKSLDFALLQLEKAGAIRSYPVLKEIEGGLVSQAEHTVIVTENGCEITTK; translated from the coding sequence ATGAAATCGGATGATAATAACTTAAAACAGTACTCTGAAGAAGAAATAATCCAGAAATATATGGATGCCGGAGATATACTGTCAAAAGCAAGAGAAGAAGGTAAAAAACGGGTTAAAAAAGGTGAGAAACTTCTGGAAGTTGCCGATTCAGTAGAACAAACAATCGTTGATTTAGGTGGTCAGCCTGCATTTCCATGTAATATATCAAGGAATGATGAAGCTGCTCATGCTACACCATCAATAGACGATGATTCGGTGTTTGGTGACGATATGGTGAAACTTGATATGGGAGTTCATCTGGATGGATATATTGCGGATTCAGCGGTAACAGTTGATCTTTCGGGTAATAACGACCTTGTAAAAGCTTCAGAGGATGCCCTTAATTCAGCAATAGATGTTATTAAAAGCGGAGTTAACACTGCAGAAATTGGAAGAGTTATAGAAGATGCAATAACAGGTTACGGCTTCAAACCGGTTGTTAACCTGACAGGGCATGGTCTTGAGCGGTATATTGCTCATGCATCTCCTTCTATACCAAACAGACATGTTGATCAGGGCATTGTACTCAATGAAGGGGATATAATTGCAATAGAACCTTTTGCAACTGATGGTGCAGGTAAAATAGGTAATGGTCCGTGGGCTGAAATATACAGTCTTATAGACAAAAAATCAGTACGCTTGCCGGCAGCAAGGAAGCTTATGAAGGAAGTTGAAAAATACAGGACATTACCGTTTGCAAAGCGGTGGCTTCAATCCAGTACCAAAAGCCTTGATTTTGCACTTTTACAGCTTGAAAAGGCAGGAGCAATAAGGTCTTATCCTGTACTTAAAGAAATCGAGGGGGGTTTGGTGTCCCAGGCTGAACATACAGTTATAGTAACCGAAAACGGTTGTGAAATAACAACCAAATAA
- a CDS encoding M24 family metallopeptidase, translated as MKQIQEQNNMDISNTLSKKGLDAYMMIGEPHNADMYYTTGFFASDKFTYLQKNSGDEILLVSEMERERAENESRITNIRTTQDYDYRSKIKSRSDPSIAFSDTLGELLGKEGIRKIGVPHNFPFFIAQTLKEQGFWFMPIKSPFKDMRTKKSESEITNIETVQNACEEAMDTAVNLISNSSESDGVLYNEGVELTSEYVRNAIEHRLLDFGCEAETTIVACGKQSSTPHWMGEGTLKVNEPIIIDIFPRSKTNRYFSDMSRTVVKGTPSRQLKDMYDAVIEAQNKALELVKPGVLCNEIHNAVCDVFEEKGYDTVRNNPKLKSGFLHSTGHGVGLEVHELPSLGDNENQLESGNVITVEPGLYYPDIGGVRIEDIVVVTEKGCRNLTEFEKKFVV; from the coding sequence ATGAAGCAAATACAGGAACAAAATAATATGGATATCTCGAACACACTTTCAAAAAAAGGACTCGATGCCTATATGATGATCGGCGAACCTCATAATGCTGATATGTATTATACAACCGGTTTTTTTGCATCTGATAAGTTCACATATTTGCAGAAAAACAGTGGGGATGAAATATTACTGGTATCAGAAATGGAGCGTGAACGAGCTGAGAACGAATCACGGATAACAAATATAAGAACAACACAGGATTATGATTATCGGTCCAAAATAAAATCCAGATCTGACCCATCTATTGCTTTCAGTGACACACTCGGTGAGCTTCTTGGTAAAGAAGGAATCAGAAAAATTGGTGTGCCGCACAACTTTCCATTTTTCATTGCACAAACCCTTAAAGAGCAGGGGTTCTGGTTCATGCCCATAAAAAGCCCTTTCAAAGATATGAGGACAAAAAAAAGTGAATCAGAAATAACAAATATTGAAACAGTCCAGAATGCCTGTGAAGAAGCAATGGATACAGCAGTAAATCTGATTTCAAATTCATCAGAATCTGATGGTGTACTCTATAATGAAGGTGTTGAACTTACATCTGAATACGTACGCAATGCCATCGAACATAGGCTTCTTGATTTTGGTTGTGAAGCTGAAACTACAATTGTAGCATGTGGAAAACAGTCGTCTACCCCTCATTGGATGGGTGAAGGCACTTTAAAAGTAAACGAACCGATTATTATTGATATATTCCCTCGGAGTAAAACCAACCGATATTTTTCAGATATGAGTCGTACAGTGGTTAAAGGTACTCCTTCCAGACAGCTAAAAGATATGTATGATGCAGTAATTGAAGCCCAGAACAAGGCACTTGAACTTGTAAAACCAGGGGTTTTATGCAATGAAATCCATAATGCAGTATGTGATGTTTTTGAAGAAAAAGGATATGATACTGTCCGTAATAATCCAAAATTAAAATCCGGTTTCCTTCATTCAACGGGTCATGGTGTAGGTCTGGAAGTGCATGAACTTCCAAGCCTGGGAGATAATGAAAACCAACTTGAATCCGGTAATGTGATAACGGTAGAACCGGGTTTATATTATCCTGATATTGGAGGAGTGCGTATTGAAGATATAGTGGTTGTTACTGAAAAAGGGTGCAGGAATCTGACTGAATTTGAAAAGAAGTTTGTTGTATAA